A region of Thermovibrio ammonificans HB-1 DNA encodes the following proteins:
- a CDS encoding 4Fe-4S binding protein, with the protein MAKKPFFKRITLWRYLFLLVCFVTVVGNPFLNYKWDINFVQGWFQSLGVGNLWVVSPLEGVESILTAKAFYMPSLVGMVIPVALAFLMGRVFCSWMCPVEFLSMLTDKVLGLVPKWGRKLKYRPDLLRLAKRTLWFALIAELLVTMIIGYPMFVWWSPPGLIGRETMFYVFYKHITVEVWIVVVVLLMNLFTRRFFCRYLCPLGATLALIGKWRQLVIRYDASRCVGCKVCDSRCPMGIKPSVGESQSVYCWNCAECVDSCPTNALNFVWRDDGIVRVKVAPQQAGK; encoded by the coding sequence GTGGCAAAGAAACCTTTCTTTAAACGGATAACCCTCTGGCGCTACCTGTTTCTTCTGGTCTGTTTCGTTACTGTTGTGGGAAACCCGTTCCTGAACTACAAGTGGGATATTAACTTCGTTCAGGGTTGGTTTCAGTCCCTCGGGGTGGGCAACCTGTGGGTTGTTTCCCCTCTGGAAGGTGTAGAGTCAATCCTTACGGCCAAGGCCTTTTACATGCCCTCTCTCGTGGGAATGGTTATTCCGGTTGCCCTTGCTTTTCTGATGGGTAGGGTTTTCTGTAGCTGGATGTGTCCTGTTGAGTTCCTCTCTATGCTTACCGACAAGGTACTCGGCCTCGTTCCCAAGTGGGGAAGGAAGCTGAAGTACAGGCCCGACCTTCTGCGCCTTGCCAAGAGGACCCTCTGGTTTGCCCTCATAGCGGAGCTCCTGGTTACTATGATTATCGGCTACCCGATGTTTGTGTGGTGGTCTCCGCCGGGTCTGATAGGTAGGGAGACTATGTTTTACGTTTTCTACAAGCACATTACCGTTGAGGTTTGGATAGTTGTTGTTGTTCTGCTGATGAACCTGTTTACCAGGCGCTTTTTCTGCAGGTACCTGTGTCCCCTCGGGGCTACTTTGGCCCTTATAGGCAAGTGGCGTCAGCTCGTTATCAGGTACGACGCCTCAAGGTGTGTAGGGTGTAAGGTGTGTGATTCCCGCTGTCCGATGGGGATTAAGCCCAGTGTAGGCGAGAGCCAGAGCGTTTACTGCTGGAACTGTGCTGAATGTGTGGACTCCTGCCCCACAAACGCCCTCAACTTCGTCTGGAGGGACGACGGTATTGTGAGGGTGAAGGTGGCCCCTCAGCAGGCCGGGAAGTAG